Within the Glycine max cultivar Williams 82 chromosome 12, Glycine_max_v4.0, whole genome shotgun sequence genome, the region tctaTGAATTGTAGGAGTGAGAAAATTGAAATAGACAATACCATGATCCCTTGTCTCTCAGTAGACCCCTTCATAGCCACACCAAAAATCATTCCTGATTCATTATTGTGGAATTGGAAAATAGAGGCCTTATCAACTATATATACATTATTTCATGGATTCTCAAACCTTTTGCATTCTGAActatatgaaattaaatatttctttcttaTATAAGTCTTTGGATATCAATATTTTGGTTTCATGTGAACTGTGAAGTAACAAGAAATAATGGAGTTCCACTTAGCAGGTATTACCGTATTAGACTGTCACAATTTTCTGCATCGCAAGCAAGGAACCTAAGTGGAATCAAGTACCAAAAGGATACCTTGCAGACTGTAGTCTATGCTGGAGATAAAATGACGAGGATGCCCCAGTTGTGATGTTGTCTTCATGGAGGATCAAACCATTGAAGATATTGATGAAGCATACAAGACAGAGTCTCCCAGTACAAATGACCTAGTTGATCTTGATAGAGTTTCAGAGTCTCATATGCATGTTGTAGGttatttcaacaataataaagatGTTATTTATTGATAGAAGGTTCTTCTCGTGAGGTTATTAATGAATCATTTGATCCATTTAAACAGTCTACTAGAAGCATGTTCTCTGTATTCATGATGAATATGTGATGCTCATTGATGGGGGAAAGCCTAGGTGTTGTGGAGATGATATTGAACCGGTCAAGTTGCCTAAAGACTAACATTACTTTGAAAATTCGGTTGGTTCACAGGATGAAGATTTTTGTTACTTCCTTCATTTCACGGTGCAGTGTTACTTTAGTTGTTAGGggttatggtaaaaaaaaatggttttataTATATCAACTCTTAGGTGGAATAATTCTTTTGGAGATATTGACCAAACTTGATATTGTCACGACTCACTCTAAAGCCATGACCAATGCACAGGCTAACTCTAACTCAAATGACCTTTAGTCTGGCAAGCCTACAGATCAAACTGAACTCGGAATGCATACTCCAACAAATCAAAAAGTTTAATGAAAATTTGACAGAGTTTTCCGTGTATCTCCAACATTTCATCATTCAAATTTAATAACTGCCACGAGTTCTTGAATTTAAAGTTCATAGGCATGTTGTgtgtatttattaataaaaaaaaattaacttgccccaaataaaattatctttctcCTTAGTcctattaaaaaatacttttgttcTTCCCTTGCTAATAATCACGTGATCTAATCATCAGGACAACCAAGTCTGGTTTTTCTTATACTATGGCAAGCAACCTTGCTCATACAGACTAAAGTGAACGTTGGCAATgtaaagaaacaaacataaaagACAGGAAATGCTTGAGTAGTTGAATTCCTTgtcattaaacaaaaataaaaggaacaaaTTTATCATTCTAATGGtcttttcttttacaaattGAGAAGATGCCTAATGTACAAAATGTCTCTACAAATCTATGTCAGTCTTCTACACTACGAGATTTATAGTCCATTCAAGCGGGAAGTTATGTTTTGGAAGACATCTTCTCTGCAAGGAATTGTAAGGCCGCCCATGGGATGATCATATCCAAACTCTTCCTCAGCTCGACTCAACAAGTCTTGGAATGAAGATTGGGTCAAGTATGATATCGGGATCACAAACCGCTTCATTCTCTCTCCAACATAGACTGCAAGATAGCCCTTTGGCACCTCCACAGCTTTTGAAGATGCTTGGTTTTCAGCAAATGATGCCCTTCTGATACCAGGTAGACGAAAACCCATTGTTGTATTGTATTTACTGAGACTTGATAAGAAAATTGTCTAAAGAGACTTGGAAGTTCAGGCTTGTGAAATTCGAATTCTTCAGGATGTGAATGATTTGTGTTGGTGCTAAAATGCTTGCAACcatgaatatatatagattAAAGGATATGAGAAGGCTTCTTGAATTATTGGTAAAGGAGGGCCTATGACTATGAGATAGGAGTCATGGGACCAACTGAGAGACAAGGGCATATGGTAATGTTTCAGATGACTCTTAGCTCCCATAATCAACTTAACATGTTATGGTAGATAATTCAAGTCCCACCTTCTGGAGCAAAGACCATCAGATTACCTCACTTGAAATGAAACACATATCTgtaaaagaaaatctaaaacGATGATGTTGACACTTATTTGGGGTGGAGGGGACCGCAAACTTCATGTATTCAAGTTCACATGGTGTTGCACAAAATTTGGCATACACAGAAAATGTGGTTCATAGTGCCTCATGATCATGTGTTCTGTATGGATCCTCTCCTTACCTCCAATTCCAATTGAGACAGCTCATGGTTCACAGGTTGCTTACTCTCACTCTGAGTAGTTGGTGGATGGTAGATATATATCAATAGCATTGTCAATCATCTAAACCAACATGTGAGATGTCTATAGCATGTCGATCATTCAAATAGTTATAATGAACAAGCATTAGGTTTCACCTGTAAATCTGTTGGTCATTATCTCAGAAGGTGGTGGGGTATTTACTCCAATTCCTAATCCTTGAAAGAGATCTCTAAGACAATACCATGTGATCCCTTATCTTTCAGTTGACTCCATCGTAGCCCCACCAAATATCATTCATTGTGGTATTGGATTGCAGAGGCCATTGGCAACTATATATACAATATTTATTCGGTACTCAAGCAACACAGGTCATTGCATTCCTAAAGTAtaagaattcaaatatttctttcttATACAAGTCCTTTGACATCAGTATAATATATTTGTTGTGTGGAGCAATAGAAAACAATGGGTTTCCGCATAGCAGGTATCATTAGACGGGCTTCATTTTCTACTACCCTAGCAGCCTCCAAGGGGATTGAAGTACCAAAAGGCTATCTTTCAGTCTATGTTGGAGATAAGATGAGGCGGTTTGTGATTCCAGTATCATACTTGAACCAACCTTCATTTCAAGAATTATTAAGTCAAGCAGAAGAAGAATTTGGATATGATCATCCAACTGGTGGTCTCACAATTCCATGTCAGGAGAATGTGTTCCTAAACATTACATCTCGCTTGAATGAGTTGCAATCATGCTAATGGAGATGTAGATTAGATTAGATGAGGCAATTTGTACAGAAGGCACTTTCTTTTATAGGAAATATTTTCCAATTGGTTCTCTACTTCTCTTGTATAATTCCATTGGAAGTTGAAACCTAAATCTCATGAATTCTAATATATACAACAGTTTCATTATCAAATTGGCGCACTCAGTTCTTGACTTCCTGCTTTCAGCATCACAGAATAATTATCTCAAGTTAATTTGGTTCACCTTCCAATGCTATCATCCCTGCAAATCATTCTTCATTTCCCCGGGCTATCGATTGATCTGTTTTCCTAAATAAGCAGAACTATCACATCGATCTCTGATATTTAACAAGTAGAGACTTCAACCAGATAAATATTTTGAGAGGATATTTTGTAGACAGGTCTGCTTGATTTGAAGGAGGTTTCGCAGATACCTCTGTTGTTTAGCTTTGAAGTAACTAAaagttcttgtttgtgtctggAGTGAAAACCTTAAACATGTTGGATAAGTGACCACATAAACCTGAATAACTAGCGCAAAAATTTCAAGGCTTCAATTGTAACGCATCTCGCCACGAGAGACTATTCTAGAGTAATAGTGGACTTCCATGGTTGGAGGGACATCCAGTCGATCTATGAGGCATATCACAAAGTTCTTAATGATGCGAGACTTACTATTTAAAGCTTCAACTTTTCTGATACTTGATCAATATCAAACTTCTCCCTTATATTTTGGAAATGCTCTCACACTTGCGcaatttacaatttataatgTAAGGTTACAAGTGGTTATtatctaaaaagacaaaatatcaGAGAAGCACATTGGTTGCCTTACTTCTTTTACGAATTTTAAAGAAACCAAATTATTGTTCAAATATAACTCCACATGTTTACCTAAATTTATTGATcaaacattacagaaagaagaCACTCCAAGCTAATAGTTCAAGGTCATATTAATGCAACTGTTCGTTCTTGACTTTATTGGAACAACtacaataaaatgaataaattacatGTTAGTGTTTCATTGGTACcagatatatttaaataaataataaaaggtaCTATGTTAACATTTGCAATACAAAGATTTTAAAAAGGAATTAGATTTATGAATCTCTCATTATGGACCATGACCCAAATTATTAACAGTATTGCCCAACTTATTGTTTCAAAAAGTTGGATTTTGATCATGAATCGTACTATATATATgtctagaaaagaaaaaggaaacaagaaaaataaagttcaaTTCCTGTGCTTTTAACAAAAGCAATACATAGAAGGAAGCTTTAAGCATGCAGATCATCAACACTGGACTCCAGATGTAGTCACTAATCAGGTTTGTGcactaataaaattatgatcctGCAATTATACTTACAGTCTACCAAAAATAAATTGACAAGCATCCATCTAACAACTTGAAATGAATGGTCAtggaaaattttagaaaataaatgattGCCAATGATCTATGTTTATAAGTTTCCGTCAGAGTTCATATATCTTTCCAATTCTCTAAGTAcaagaaataaagataaaacaTTTACAATTTTCAACTGTCTTCCTACAAAATTGAATTGGTCATTGACCACCTACATTTCACTCTTCTCTATGACCTATGAAAGCAAGAAGTTATATCTTGGAAGACATCTTCTCTGCAAGGGATTGTAAGGCCACCTGTTGGATGATCAAATCCAAAAGGTCTTGGATTGAAGGTTGGTTCAAATATGATATAGGAATCACAAAGtgcttcttttcattttctcccACATAGACTGCAAGatagccttttttttttgggacaTCACCTTTGAAGACTAGGCAAACGGAAACCCATTGCAGATCTAGAGAATGTTTTGAATGGACTTGTgtaagaaatattttgtttcaaaaatgCAAAGGACTTAACTTGTTTGTGACTGCAGCCATGActatctctctatatatagattAAGAGATGATCTTGGAAAACCATTAGGTACAGAAATAATTGATGAAGAGATATTCAACATATGGGGTCTAGCTAGTGGCACGGGCATGAAGGATCACATGGAACtgtctttgatttcttttatcAAAGACGAAGAAATTATGTGTGGCCGAATACCCCACACTTTTTATTGAACTAGCAAGATGGTACCCACTTGAAAATTGAAACCAGAGAAATTTGTACAGTTCTACACCAAAAGGTTAGCATTACATAGCTGGCTTGCTTATTGTGTTCCAAACACGCTTGAGACATCTCATGTGTACAACATTGTGATCAGGAAACTGATCTCTAGTCTACCTTTAAGAAAATGGATAAGGCTATGAAATTTTCAACAGCTAAGTGCAGTATTCTCTAAATGCTTTTTTTAGTAATAGAAATATCCTTTAAGAATTGTGGGGTATAAGAAACTTGGAATAGACATCCTTCTTGAGCTCAGTTAATTATTGCAATCTGACAAACATAGTAGcagaagaaaattataattgagaCTTCCACGTATTAATCCTCTTAACATTTCTATGAGTGTGTTGTATTGTTTGTTGACTTGCACACCTTTCCAAATGGTCCGTTATGGTTGACCACATGAAAATATGGTTGGTATACACTTTATAACTGTTCTAAATTCAACATAGGCTGCTATACATACATTGCAGTAAGAGAGCAACAACCTATATCATGGAAATGTTGTTTGATGTGGAAAGCGTTCTAATTAGGACCAGTGGTATGATTATTCATAGGTGATAGGTCCAATCTAGTCTTGATTGAAATCTCTCTCATATCTGGCTTACATTagaataacataataaaaaacgGCAAAAATTTCGGCTTTTTGCTTTCAACAtggggctgaaaaaaaaaagtacagtgATAGGATATCCACTATATGACCATATCGAATGTAACATtttactcttcttttttctttttttctgaaTGTGGCATTTGACAAAAGAACATCACTAAACTAAATttggaatttatttattttatattgtaaatttgTCGTTGCTTAtagttgttttcttcttctttccttcgcTATTTATGAATGAACTTGAAGTCTGCTTCACCACTGAATTAATTGCCTACCAAGAACTGGAATTGAAAAGAAAGTGTTAAAGCTCAGATTATTGCTAAATATTTTACTACTACCAAACTCACATTGTACAAGGTCGTGTTACTGGCATTAGTTATCAAGGAATTGTGtcctgtaataaaaaaatttataggcacctttaataattaacattctTTCCTATCCAGATTCGACTGTATACTTGTTTGGGTAGATTATTCCCTGTAAACCAAACACTTGAAATCTCTCCAAAGAAAAAGGCATTCATGGCTTTGTGTAGTGAGTATTCAAAACTGGGGTAAAAAACAAGAGACGAAGGAATTATATTGTATTATTGTAAGTGACTAACCTATGCATCACTTCTTTATAGTAaaccctttttttaaaaaaaaaaagacttccaatttttaattttgggatATGGAGCAGCTTTATTGGGGAAAACAAAATTTACCAaggatttattgaaaattttgtcATTGTGCATTTTTTCTCTACATCAAGATGcaccagggaatggcaattccACCACATAATAGGGGATGCAAAAATTATACACTAAAATCATGATTCTGTTATGTAAATGCataacaaaatcataatttcGTTCTGCACAGTTTTTACATCCCATGTTATGCTGCCCATAAAAATTTTCAGGGatggataattttaaaattttaagaaattgttGGGGCAATAAAAAATCCCATTAAGGCCTATAGCAAATTCTAAAAAACAAGTTAAAGAACACCAAGCCTTTTTTCAGGCTTCAGGTGGCCCATTCGAATATCCAACAATTCTTGAATAGGCCCACTTTGGTATTGGGTTGGGCTTGCTAGTTTATGATGGATCAGAAACAGTTCTAAACGACGTCGTAAAATCCACGAACTGTGCTGCGTAATTTTGATAGAGACACACAAACCCTAGAACTTGATGCTCAGATTCAGCTTCTATCTTTGAGACGAGGTCGTTGATTGATATGACCAACAGCTCATCTTCGACAAAGCACGGTCAAGATCAGCCTGATTTAAGTGGTCCTACCCCCAAATCACAGCGAACCAAAATGGGCAAATCCGAAGACAACGATAAGAAGGTAACCTTGTTTCGATTCAAATTCGGATAAAACCCGCAAACCCATTTTCCAAATCGCCAAAATAACGATTTCCCCCAAACCCTGAGCTTTTGGGACTGTGTAAAGATTGCAGCTTGTTTCTGCTATTGATTCAAATTCGAAACTTTGATTTGGAGCCCTCATCCAGCACTACAAGGATCTTAAAGTCACTTTGCAGAACTTCAAATATGATTTTAGAATGTCATACAACGTGAAAACAAATTCCTCtatatgttttactaaagtAGGTTCTTTGTGTTGAATGTACAAGTATAACCATTTCTGGGTTTTGTGTAGAACTTAGGTAAGAAACTCAAAGATGTGGAAATAAGCATTCCAATAGTATATGGGAACGTAGCATTTTGGCTTGGCAAAAAGGCTAGCGAGTAAGTATCCTACACTGCCACCAATTGATCTAACGTTTAGCTTGAAGTCGCTAAAATGTGTCTTTTTTAACAGAGAGAGTAAGAAATTGAACATATTTATGTTATGCAAGGTATCAGTCGCACAAATGGACAGTATATGTTCGTGGAGCTACCAATGAGGATCTTGGGACGATAATAAAGCATGCTGTTTTTCAGTTGCATTCTAGTTTCAATAATCCCACACGTGTTGTGGAGTCACCGCCTTTTGAATTGTCAGAGTCAGGATGGGGGGAATTTGAAGTTTCCATCACACTTTATTTCCACAGTGATGTTTGTGACAAGCCTTTGAACTTGTGAGTTGTTGGTACTGCTTTGGATTTAGTGGCTGGCTGCCTGGTTATTGAGCCTTTTGTTGATACTCTGATTTCTTGATTCAGTGTAGAGGTTCAAAATATGCTCAAAAATACTTAGGGTAGGCAAAATGGCAACTGAATTTCTAGCGTGTTTCAATCATCAACAGCGTGCTTGTGCTTCTGAAACACTCCAGGAGTGAAGCTCCATGCCCTGCTAAGTTTAGTTAGATAGATACAGCAATTTGATTAGAgtgcttcatttttttattaatgataagCTAGGATGACTATACAAATAATGTCTATTTTGCTAACTACTAAGTTTTGTAAGAGTATGCAATTTATCTATGGCTCAAGTGCTTGCAAACCATTTTTTGTGAATGTCAAAACAATTTCTGAATCTTGCATTTTATTGAAGAGTAATATATACACAGATATCATCACTTGAAGTTGTATCCAGAGGATGAAAACAGTTCCATGTCCACAAAGAAGCCTGTTGTTGTGGAGTTTTATGATGAGATAGTTTTCCCTGATCCTTCTGAGGCTTTTTTAGCTCGTGTGCAAAATCATCCAGCTGTGAACTTGCCAAGATTACCTGCTGGACTCACCTTGCCTCCTTCCAGTATGTTACGTAGCAATTACCCCTGTTATCTGCAGCTTTCCTTTTTCCATGCTTGAGTTGAAAGAACTTGTAA harbors:
- the LOC100817347 gene encoding auxin-induced protein 6B-like — its product is MGFRLPGIRRASFAENQASSKAVEVPKGYLAVYVGERMKRFVIPISYLTQSSFQDLLSRAEEEFGYDHPMGGLTIPCREDVFQNITSRLNGL
- the LOC100790602 gene encoding transcription initiation factor TFIID subunit 14b, which gives rise to MTNSSSSTKHGQDQPDLSGPTPKSQRTKMGKSEDNDKKNLGKKLKDVEISIPIVYGNVAFWLGKKASEYQSHKWTVYVRGATNEDLGTIIKHAVFQLHSSFNNPTRVVESPPFELSESGWGEFEVSITLYFHSDVCDKPLNLYHHLKLYPEDENSSMSTKKPVVVEFYDEIVFPDPSEAFLARVQNHPAVNLPRLPAGLTLPPSIPVEDASKRRKGDTKDHSLSQWFMNFSEADELLQLAAARQQVQAHIAKLRRQISLIDGQHQQFKSSSDL